The segment GGTCCACGGAAGGTTCGGACACGGCGTCGGGCTCGTGGTCCATGTACTCAGGCTCCTGCTCGTCAACGCTCATCTCTTCCACCTTCTCTCATATGCCAGGGCAACGCGGCATCCGGATAGCCGGTTGGCCCACTAAAGTCGCCATCATCGCCGGTTCCCGTCGCGCGGCCGGACTCAAAGCGGACACTCGCTGGAAGCTCGGCCATGGCGTCCAGAATGAAGCTCCTGAACGTGCCGACCTCCGGGACATCCGTCAGGACGGCATCGCCGGGGTGCCCGGTATCCAAGGATATATTCCCGGAGCGCAATATCCGTTGGAGCAGCGATTGTTTGATCCCCACGCTACGCACCGCAGCCAGAGGCACCTGCCAGTCGCCCCTGCGAAGCATTCCAAAACGGGCAACTATTCGCCCGCTTGTCAGAATGTAACGTATGCCGCGCCAGCGGATGAAGGCAGGGAGGCTGTAGCCGAGCAGCACTATCGCAACAACAGCCAGGCACGCACCCACCAGCCATTGGTTCCACTCACTCGTGATCACGGGAAGTAGCTTGCCCGGTCCGCCCTTGACTATCCAGGCACACGCGAACGCCGATGCAGCCGGGACAAGGATGAATGCCAGGACGGGACCAATGAGCATCCTTGGCTGTTGCCGCGTGATCACGATGACTTGCTCCCCACGCAGGAGCTCTTTACGCATAGCCGCTTTCGGTAGCCCTGAGATGGACGACGTCGCCGGCGGTCACCACGTGCTCGTGGCCACCATGGTCCACCACCAAAAGGGACCCGTACTCATCCAGCCGGGAGGCGTGTCCCACCAATTCGTGATCGCCCGGCAAATGCGCTTTCACTTCGCGTCCCAAAGTGACCATGACAGCTTCAACCCGTTTGTGGAGGGAAGAGCCGCCTGCCAGTCCTGCCGTGGGGTCGCCGTCGGCATTGCAGAAACTGCGGTAGAGCGCTGCGAAACGGGACAAATAGTTCTGGAGAAGTACGGTGCGGTCCGTGGTGGAGGCGCCTTCGAGCAGGAGAGACGTCGCGGTCGGAACGGGCAATTCGTCCTGCTCGAGCGTCACGTTGAGGCCGGTACCCAGGATCACGGCGGGGACCGAACCATCCCCCATCGGTCCCATTTGGGCAAGGATGCCGGCGATCTTCTTGCCCCTGACCAGGACGTCGTTGGGCCACTTGATTTCGGCGGGCAGGCTTGCGGTTTCCAGGAGGGTCTCACGCAGGGCCAGCGCGCCCAGCAGGGAAAGCCAGGAGTAGCTCTGGGTCGGGACCGGCAGGCCTTGGGCGTTGACGGGACGCAGGACGATCGAAACGGAAATCGCCGAACGTGCGGGAGATTCCCAGTGGCGGTCGAGCCTGCCCCGCGCCGCTGTTTGGTGCTCCGCGGTAAGCACGGCGAGGTCGGCCCATTCCTTGGGCTCTGTGGTGACGGCGCGAAGCAGGTCAGCGTTGGTGGAGCCGGTGGTCTCCACGATCTTCAGCTGCGGAATACCAGCGGCCGCGAGGAAACCGGGGTGAAGCAGGGCGTCGCGGTCCAGGCCCGGGCGCGGGGCACGTGGTTCACTGCTGGCGGGCTGTTCGACATCCATAGAGAGAATCCTATCGAGCCAAGCAGGTCCCGGAAGAAGTTGTCCGCTTAGAGGAAGATGTCCGGCACCAGCTTCGCCTCCGGGGCTCCCAAGCTATAGGGTCTGAAGTCTTCAACTCCCGCGGCCTTCAATACTTGTTCGTCGGTGTAGAAGTTGCCCGTATCACTTGCTGAACCGCCGTTCGGATTGGACCCGGCCAAGTGCGAGCCGGTCAGAACGGCGTGGGCCGCGTCGGCCATGATTCGGGGACCCCTGGCGGCTTGGACAATCTGTTCCCCGCCAGGCATGTTTCGAATGGCGGCGGTGTCGATCAGGGTGCAAGGCCACAGGGAGTTGACCGCCACGCCGTCGTTCTTGAGCTCTTCGGCCAGGCCCAAGGTGGTCAGGCTCATGCCGTATTTGGCCATGGTGTAGGCCAGGTGCATGCCTGCCCACTTCGGGTCGAGGTTCAGGGGCGGGGAAAGGGTCAGAATATGGGCGTTGCCGGATTTCCGCAGGGCGGGCAGCGCCAGCTTGGACAGCAGGAAGGTGCCGCGGACGTTGATGTCCTGCATGAGGTCGTAGCGCTTCATGTCGATCGCGTCAGTTCGGGAGAGATCGATGGCCGAGGCGTTGTTGACGACGATGTCGATTCCGCCGAAGCGTTCAACGGCGGCGGCAACCGCCGCGGCGACGTCGTCGTCGTTACGGACATCCCCGACGAGCGGTAGCGCCTGTCCGCCGGCTGCTTCCAGTTGCTCAGCGGCCGTGAAGACCGTTCCTTGCAGCTTGGGGTGGGGTTTCCCGGTTTTGGCCAGGAGAACGATGTTGGCGCCGTCGCGGGCTGCGCGGGTGGCGATTGCCAGGCCGATGCCGCGGCTTCCGCCGGACATCAGGAGGGTGCGGCCCTCCAGTGATTCACGCGCCTGATAGGGAAGGGCAGGGCTTGCAGAAGCATCGTTGCTTGAGGTCATGAGGATACTGTAGCCCAGCTATGTTACTAGTGAGTAACATAGCTCGATGCTCGACTTGAAGTCGGAAAATTGTAGGGTTTCTACAGCGGTCCGGGGCTTTTGCGTCATTAGACTAGCCAACAGGGCCAGCACGTTGTACGGATGCTACTTAAGAGCGCATGCCTAACGAAGCAGTGCCAGCATAAATCAGCTACAGAGCCGGAGACATTTAATGAGCCACGATCTGACAACGACAGCGGGAAAGATTGCCGACTTCCGCGACCGCCAGGCCCGTGCAGAACAACCCTCCGGCCCCGAAGCCATCGAGAAGCAGCATGCCCGCGGCAAGAACACCGCCCGCGAACGCATCGACATGCTCCTTGACGAGGGCTCGTTCGTCGAGTTCGACGCCTTGGCCGTCCACCGCTCCACCGCATTCGGCATGGAGAAGAAGAAGCCCCTCGGCGATGGGGTGGTCTCAGGCTACGGCACCGTGGATGGCCGGCTGGTAGCCATCTACAGCCAGGAGTTCAGCGTCTACGGCGGCTCCCTGAGTCAGGTCAACGGCGAGAAGATCGTCAAGGTCCAGGAGTTCGCCCTCCGCAACGGCTGCCCCATGGTCGGAATCAACGACGGCGGGGGCGCCCGTATCCAGGAAGGCGTCGCCTCGCTGGCCATGTTCGCGGATATCTTCCGCAACAACGTCCATTCCTCCGGCGTCGTTCCCCAGATTTCCCTCATCATGGGCCCCTGCGCGGGTGGCGCCGCCTACTCCCCCGCCCTCACCGACTATGTGGTGATGGTGGACAAGACATCGCATATGTTCATCACCGGCCCCGACGTCATCAAGACCGTGACCGGCGAAGACGTAGACATGGAAACCCTCGGCGGCGCCCGCCAGCACAACGCCACCACCGGCACCTCCACCTACCTCGCCAGCGACGAAGCCGACGCGATCGAGTTCGTCCGCGAACTCCTCGACTTCCTCCCGTCCAACAACCTCTCCGAGGCCCCCGTCCTGGAGCACGAGCAGGAACTGGAGCTCGACGACGACGACCTCACCCTGGACACTCTCATCCCGGACTCGGCCAACCACCCCTACGACATGCGCAAGGTCATCGAGCAGATTGTCGATGACGCCCATTTCCTTGAGATGCAGTCGCTCTACGCCCCCAACGTGATCATCGGCTACGGCCGGGTTGAAGGCCACACCGTTGGCATCGTGGCGAACCAACCCATGCAGTTCGCGGGCACGCTGGACATCGCCGCTTCGGAAAAGGCAGCCCGCTTTGTCCGCCACTGTGACGCCTTCAACGTTCCCATCATCACCCTGGTGGACGTCCCCGGCTTCCTACCCGGTAAGGACCAGGAGTTCCAGGGCATCATCCGCCGCGGAGCCAAGCTGCTTTACGCCTACGCCGAGGCTACCGTGCCCAAGCTGACGGTTATCACCCGCAAAGCCTACGGCGGAGCGTACATCGTGATGGGATCCAAGAAGCTCGGCGCCGACCTCAACCTGGCCTGGCCCACGGCACAGATCGGCGTCATGGGCGCCCAGGGTGCCGTCAACATCCTGTACCGCCGCGATCTTGCCGCCGTCGCCGAGGCCGGCGGCGACGTCGAGGGCAAGCGGGCCGAAATCATCCGCCAGTACGAGGAAGAACTCCTCAACCCCTACCAGGCTGCCGAGCTTGGCTACGTCGACGCCGTCATCGCGCCGTCGGAAACCCGCCTGCAGATCATCAAGGGCCTCCGGGCGCTCCGCGACAAGCGCGCCAGCCTGCCCACCAAGAAGCACGGAAATATCCCGCTGTGAGCGCCGAACAAAACATCCCCGACTCCGGGCCTGATTCCACCGAAGTGGGGCCGGCCAAGCCGTTGCTTTCGGTGGTCAAGGGAGACCCGACGCCGGAAGAGCTCGCGGCGCTTGCCGCCGTCGTCGCCTCCCTCGGAGCGCCGGAACAAACCGAGACCCCCAGACCCAGTGCGCGGCACTGGCTGCGGCGGCAGCAATTGCGCATGGAGCCCACTCCGGGACCGGGCGCCTGGAAGCGCAGCCGGGGCTGAAGCGGCGCGCTGACCCAACTGACTCGCATTTGTTGTCGTTTTGAAGGCTCACAACGACGTCAAGTGCCAGCCAGTTGGGTTGCCGAAGAGTGCAACAACTCTTTCACAAATAACCGGGCGCGGTTAAGCTCTTGGGGTGACTACTCCTAACACAGCTCCGGCACGGCTCCAGACTGCCATCGATGCGGTCGCCGACGCCTACACTGACACCCTCCTTGCCCTCAACCCGAGCCTCGCCACCACCCTCGGCCTGCCCGGACACGAGACCGAATACCAGGACTTCTCGCCCGCCGGCGCAGCCGCCTTCGCCAAAGCAGCCCGTGGCGCGCTCGACGAACTGGCCACCCTCGAACCCGTGGACGCCTCCGATGTTGTCACCCTTGACGCGATGCGCGAACGGCTTGGCCTGGCACTCGAGATCCACGAGTCCGGCTGGGACGCCGCGGACCTGAACAACATCGAGTCCCCTGCCCAGACCATCCGGGCGATCTTCGACCTTATGCCCACCGACACGGCCGAACACTGGGTGCACATCGCGGGCCGCGCTGCCAACGTTCCGCATGCGATCGATGGCTATATCGATTCCCTTCGTTCCGCCAAGGAAGAGGGAAAGGTGTCCGCCGTCCGACAGGTCAGGGTCGTCATCGAACAGGCCGGCAAATATTCGGCCGAGGACGGATTCTTCGCCAAGCTCGCCTCCGGGGCCACCATCGACGGCCGGCCGCTGCCGGCGGAACTGCAGGAAAAGCTCGACGCCGGTGCCGCCGTCGCGCGTTCCGCTTACGCGCGCTTAGCCGACTTCCTCGAAGCCGAGCTCCTGCCCTTCGCCCCGGCAAAAGACGCTGTGGGCCGCGAACGTTATGCACTTGCCTCGCGTTCCTTCCTCGGTGCAACCGTGGACCTGGAGGAAACGTACGCGTGGGGCGTGCAGGAACTTGACAGGCTCATCTCCGAACAGGAGCGCGTGGCCGAGCACATCAAGCCCGGCGCTTCCATCGACGAAGCCAAGGCCATTCTCAACAGCGATCCAGAGCGGCAAATCAAGGGAACCGACGCCCTCAAGGCCTGGATGCAGGAGCTCTCCGACCGTGCAGTATCCGAACTTGCCGACGTCCATTTCGACATCCCGGACATCATGAAAACGCTCGAGTGCCGCATCGCGCCAACGGATGAAGGCGGCATCTACTACACCGGCCCGTCGGACGACTTCTCCCGTCCCGGCCGGATGTGGTGGTCCGTTCCCGCCGGCGAGGACACCTTCACCACTTGGGCAGAAACCACCACAGTGTTCCACGAAGGCGTACCCGGCCATCACCTCCAGGTGGCAACCGCCGTCTACCGCCGCGAGCTCCTCAACAACTGGCGACGCAATGTCTGCTGGGTTTCCGGACACGGCGAAGGCTGGGCACTCTACGCCGAGAAGCTCATGCTGGAGCTTGGCTACCTCAAGGACCCGGGCGACCACATGGGCATGCTGGACATGCAGCGCATGCGTGCGGCCCGCGTGGTATTCGATATCGGCGTCCACCTTGAACTGCAGGTTCCCGAGCGTTGGGGCAGCGGCACCTGGACCTCCGAGAAGGGCTTCGAATTCCTCAAGTCCAACCTTCCCATTAGCGCGGGCCAGCTCGAGTTCGAATTTACCCGGTACCTTGGCTGGCCGGGGCAGGCTCCGTCGTACAAGGTAGGGCAGCGGCTGTGGGAGGAAATCCGCACTGAACTTGAACGGCGTCCGAGTTTCGACTTGAAGTCCTTCCACACTGATGCGCTGAACATCGGCTCCGTCGGGCTGGACACGCTTCGCCGGGCGTTGCTGCAGTAGCCCAACTAACTCGCATTTGTTGTCGTTATGAGGGCTCAAAACGACAACAAATGCGAGCTAGTTGGGCTGGGCTGCACGAGATGTTTCCCACATTCTGTCCGGGAATAACTTCATAAATGGGTGGATTGACAGTGAATTCGCGGCATTTTCGGTTCGCTGATTGAAATTTTGGACGTAACATTTCTCAACGTCGGATCGCAGTGGTATCAGCCGAGGCCTAGCGTGTTCCGGTGAGCAATTCATCCAACACTCTGACTCCCGCCGGAAAGACCTCGTCCCGGCTTCCCCAGTGGGCAACCTCCTTTGGCGTCCAGATCATCGCCGCCCTCGTGATTGGCTTGGCACTCGGTCTCCTGGCCAAGGTCACCGGCAGCACCACAAAGGCTCCGAACGGGCTCGGTGCCACGCTGCAGACCATCGGCTCGAGCTACGTCTCGCTGCTGCAGACCGCGGTCGTGCCCTTGATCTTCACCGCCGTGGTGAGCTCCATCGCGAACCTCCGCCAAGTATCCAATGCGGCGAAACTTGCGTGGAACACCCTGCTTTGGTTCGCCATTACCTCGCTCATCGCCGTGCTGATCGGCATCGGACTGGGCGTGCTCCTGCAACCCGGTGCTGGCACGGGCATCACCAAGAAGGCGGAGTACGCCGGAAAGACCGGCGATTGGTGGGCATTCCTCACCGGCCTCTTCCCCAAGAACTTCCTAGGCCTGGGCGCCAGCACCTCCGTCACTGACGGCGTCGCCAGCACCTCCATCAGTTTCAACGTGCTCCAGATCCTGGTGATCGCCATTGCCGTAGGAGTCGCCGCCCTCAAGGTCGGCAAGCAGGCCGAACCGTTCCTGAACCTCAACGCTTCCGCCCTTGCCGTCATCCAGAAGGTCCTTTGGTGGATCATCCGCATCGCACCGTTGGGCACCATTGGACTGATCGGCAACGCCGTGGCCGTCTACGGTTGGGACACGATCGGCTCGCTCGGCAAGTTCACCCTGGCCATCTACGCGGGCCTCGTCTTGGTGCTGTTCGTGGTCTACCCCATCTTGGTGAAAACCCACGGACTGTCCATTAAGCAGTACTACTCGGGCGTCTGGCCTGCCGTTCAGCTCGCGTTCGTCTCGCGCTCCTCGATCGGTACGCTGCCGCTCACGCAGCGCGTCACCGAGCGCAACCTCGGAGTCCCGCAGGGCTACGCTTCCTTCGCCGTGCCGCTCGGCGCCACCACCAAGATGGACGGTTGCGCCGCCATCTACCCGGCCGTCGCCGCGATCTTCGTGGCCCAGTTCTTCGGCATCAACCTGGACATCAGCCAGTACCTGCTGATCGTGGTGGTTTCGGTTCTTGGATCCGCGGCAACCGCAGGTACCACCGGCGCCGTCGTCATGCTCACGCTGACCCTCTCCACGCTGGGACTGCCGCTCGCCGGCGTCGGGCTCCTCTTGGCGATCGACCCTATCCTGGACATGGGCCGCACGGCCGTCAACGTCGCCGGACAAGCGCTGGTGCCGGCGATTGTCGCCAAACGGCAGGGAATCCTGGACGAATCCCTCTACAACGCGCCTCGCAAGGGAACGGCCTTCGCCGACGACGACCACGCCGTCTCTCCGGAAACGGCAAGCGAGGCTCGCGAGCTCGCCGGTGCCACGGCCTGACGGCGGTTCACCATCGCAAGGACAGATCCTTGGGGAATGCCCCGGGGATTTTTCCTTATATACGGTGAGAAACGATGAATTCTGGATAGGCTCTGTCCATGTTGATCGTTACCTCAAACAAGATTCCGGGCCACAGGATCGACGCGGTCTTTGGCGAAGTCATGGGCCTCACCGTCCGCTCACGGGACATCGGAGCCCAGGTGTTGGCCGGTTTCCGCTCCCTCGGCGGCGGCGAACTGCCCGAAATGACCAAGGCCCTGTATGAAAGCCGCCAGGAAGTCATGGCCCGCATGGTCAATGAGGCACAACAACGGGGCGCCAACGCCATCGTGGCCATGCGTTTCGACACCTCTGAAATGGGCGGCAACTGGACCGAAGTCTGCGCCTACGGGACGGCCGTGTTCGCCATCCCCCTTGCCGAAGGCGAGCCCGGTGCCACAGGTCAGTCGATCTACCTGACCAGCGCCGCAGCCCAGCAGTGCACGACTCCGGCAACAGCACCGGGACAAACGGCACCGCCGGCGCCCGGGCAGTTCCCCGATTCGCACTCTCCCCAACGGCCTTTCCAGCAATAAGGCAGGCGACAACGGCCGACGACGCAAGAGCGTCGCCGGCCGTTCGTTTTGGTGAACCGAAGACTTAACTTGCTCAGAGTGCAAAGTTGCACTTAGTGTAAGCGCATGAGTGCTCCCGAAACCGCAGCCTTCCCCTCACGCCGGGAACAGAACAAGCTGGCTACCCGGCGAGCGATCGCGGACGCAGCTCTCGCCGTGCTGCGGAACAGGGGCGTTGGAAGTTTCACCGTGGAGGACATCGCGGAAGAGGCCGGCGTGTCCCGGCGCACGTTCTTCAACTATTTCCCCACCCTCGAAGCCGCTTTGGCCTCCGTGACCGAAGGCTTCCTGGACCACGCCCTGGAACAGTTCCGTTTGCGGCCGTCCGACGAACCCATCCTCGATTCCGCCCGGGCCGCCCTTATGGCGTTGGCGGACCCCATGACGGTCTCCCCCATGGCCGAGCTCTTCAGCTTGACCCAGGACAACCGAACGTTGGCGCGTTCCGAACTTGAAGCCTGGGACCACTGCACCACGCAGATCATCGACGCTGCCCGGCATCGCCTCGGTCCGGATGCCGATGAACTCTATTTGCGGGCCTTGGCCGGGTCCATCATTTCCTGCGGCAAGGCAGCCATGAGCGTCTGGTTCGAAGAGCGCGGCCCGGATCTTTCCCCTGAATCCTTGGCCAGCCTGCGGCAGCACTTGATCGACGCAATGGGTCTGCTCGGTTCAGGCTTCACGGCAACCGCCCCTCGCGGCGCATAGCACCCACCCTTCGGCATCACCACACACCGACAGAACGGTTCCGATATGGCACTCCTGCTCTACCGTCTTGGCAAGTTCTCCTACCGCCACCGCTGGTTGGTGATTTCGCTCTGGCTGGCAGTATTGGTGGCCGTGGGTGGCTCCGCGGCAGCGTTCCACGGCACCATGTCCAACAACTTCCAGATTCCGGGCACCGAAACCCAGCAGATGCTGGACAAACTCAAGAAGGACCTTCCTGCGTCCTCCGGTGGCTCCGCGGGAATCGTCTTCGAAGCGGGCGACGCCGGATTCAACCAAGCCGGCAGGGACGCCATTGCGTCGGCCCTCGCCCAGCTCGAAAAACTGCCGGATGTGCAGTCCACGGTCAATCCGTTCACAACCCAAGCCGCCTTGGACAAAGCACCGTCCGATCTTGCGGCGGGCGAGCAAAAAGCCGCCGCCGGGCAAGCTGAGCTGGACAAGGCCCGGGCCACCTTGGATGCCGGGGACGCCCAAGTCAAGGCCGCAGAGCAACAAATGACCGCGGCCGGTGTGCCCGCTGCGCAGATCCAGGCCCAGCTTGCGCCGCAGAAGGCTGAACTTCTGACCGGGCGCCAAAAGCTCGATGACGGACAGAAGCAAGCCACTGATGGCGCCGCCGCCCTTGCATTGGCCAAACGCCAGCTGACAGCGTCCCAAGGCATGCGGTTCGTCTCCGAAGACGGAAAAGCCGCGATCGCGCAGGTCCAGTTCAAGACCTCCATCAATGGCCTGACCCCTGCGGTCCGGCAGCAAGTCCAGGACATTGTCCACGGCGTCTCCTCAGCAGGTGTCACGGCCCTGGCCAGCAAGGAAATCACGGAGGACGTCTCGCAGTTATTCGGGGTCTCCGAAGTCATCGGAATCGCCGTGGCCGCCATCGCCCTCATCGTGATGCTGGGAACCCTCGTCGCCGCCGGCTTGCCGC is part of the Arthrobacter methylotrophus genome and harbors:
- a CDS encoding PH domain-containing protein produces the protein MRKELLRGEQVIVITRQQPRMLIGPVLAFILVPAASAFACAWIVKGGPGKLLPVITSEWNQWLVGACLAVVAIVLLGYSLPAFIRWRGIRYILTSGRIVARFGMLRRGDWQVPLAAVRSVGIKQSLLQRILRSGNISLDTGHPGDAVLTDVPEVGTFRSFILDAMAELPASVRFESGRATGTGDDGDFSGPTGYPDAALPWHMREGGRDER
- a CDS encoding biotin--[acetyl-CoA-carboxylase] ligase, producing the protein MDVEQPASSEPRAPRPGLDRDALLHPGFLAAAGIPQLKIVETTGSTNADLLRAVTTEPKEWADLAVLTAEHQTAARGRLDRHWESPARSAISVSIVLRPVNAQGLPVPTQSYSWLSLLGALALRETLLETASLPAEIKWPNDVLVRGKKIAGILAQMGPMGDGSVPAVILGTGLNVTLEQDELPVPTATSLLLEGASTTDRTVLLQNYLSRFAALYRSFCNADGDPTAGLAGGSSLHKRVEAVMVTLGREVKAHLPGDHELVGHASRLDEYGSLLVVDHGGHEHVVTAGDVVHLRATESGYA
- a CDS encoding NAD(P)-dependent oxidoreductase, with amino-acid sequence MTSSNDASASPALPYQARESLEGRTLLMSGGSRGIGLAIATRAARDGANIVLLAKTGKPHPKLQGTVFTAAEQLEAAGGQALPLVGDVRNDDDVAAAVAAAVERFGGIDIVVNNASAIDLSRTDAIDMKRYDLMQDINVRGTFLLSKLALPALRKSGNAHILTLSPPLNLDPKWAGMHLAYTMAKYGMSLTTLGLAEELKNDGVAVNSLWPCTLIDTAAIRNMPGGEQIVQAARGPRIMADAAHAVLTGSHLAGSNPNGGSASDTGNFYTDEQVLKAAGVEDFRPYSLGAPEAKLVPDIFL
- a CDS encoding acyl-CoA carboxylase subunit beta, translating into MSHDLTTTAGKIADFRDRQARAEQPSGPEAIEKQHARGKNTARERIDMLLDEGSFVEFDALAVHRSTAFGMEKKKPLGDGVVSGYGTVDGRLVAIYSQEFSVYGGSLSQVNGEKIVKVQEFALRNGCPMVGINDGGGARIQEGVASLAMFADIFRNNVHSSGVVPQISLIMGPCAGGAAYSPALTDYVVMVDKTSHMFITGPDVIKTVTGEDVDMETLGGARQHNATTGTSTYLASDEADAIEFVRELLDFLPSNNLSEAPVLEHEQELELDDDDLTLDTLIPDSANHPYDMRKVIEQIVDDAHFLEMQSLYAPNVIIGYGRVEGHTVGIVANQPMQFAGTLDIAASEKAARFVRHCDAFNVPIITLVDVPGFLPGKDQEFQGIIRRGAKLLYAYAEATVPKLTVITRKAYGGAYIVMGSKKLGADLNLAWPTAQIGVMGAQGAVNILYRRDLAAVAEAGGDVEGKRAEIIRQYEEELLNPYQAAELGYVDAVIAPSETRLQIIKGLRALRDKRASLPTKKHGNIPL
- a CDS encoding acyl-CoA carboxylase epsilon subunit; protein product: MSAEQNIPDSGPDSTEVGPAKPLLSVVKGDPTPEELAALAAVVASLGAPEQTETPRPSARHWLRRQQLRMEPTPGPGAWKRSRG
- a CDS encoding DUF885 domain-containing protein, which codes for MTTPNTAPARLQTAIDAVADAYTDTLLALNPSLATTLGLPGHETEYQDFSPAGAAAFAKAARGALDELATLEPVDASDVVTLDAMRERLGLALEIHESGWDAADLNNIESPAQTIRAIFDLMPTDTAEHWVHIAGRAANVPHAIDGYIDSLRSAKEEGKVSAVRQVRVVIEQAGKYSAEDGFFAKLASGATIDGRPLPAELQEKLDAGAAVARSAYARLADFLEAELLPFAPAKDAVGRERYALASRSFLGATVDLEETYAWGVQELDRLISEQERVAEHIKPGASIDEAKAILNSDPERQIKGTDALKAWMQELSDRAVSELADVHFDIPDIMKTLECRIAPTDEGGIYYTGPSDDFSRPGRMWWSVPAGEDTFTTWAETTTVFHEGVPGHHLQVATAVYRRELLNNWRRNVCWVSGHGEGWALYAEKLMLELGYLKDPGDHMGMLDMQRMRAARVVFDIGVHLELQVPERWGSGTWTSEKGFEFLKSNLPISAGQLEFEFTRYLGWPGQAPSYKVGQRLWEEIRTELERRPSFDLKSFHTDALNIGSVGLDTLRRALLQ
- a CDS encoding dicarboxylate/amino acid:cation symporter, with the protein product MSNSSNTLTPAGKTSSRLPQWATSFGVQIIAALVIGLALGLLAKVTGSTTKAPNGLGATLQTIGSSYVSLLQTAVVPLIFTAVVSSIANLRQVSNAAKLAWNTLLWFAITSLIAVLIGIGLGVLLQPGAGTGITKKAEYAGKTGDWWAFLTGLFPKNFLGLGASTSVTDGVASTSISFNVLQILVIAIAVGVAALKVGKQAEPFLNLNASALAVIQKVLWWIIRIAPLGTIGLIGNAVAVYGWDTIGSLGKFTLAIYAGLVLVLFVVYPILVKTHGLSIKQYYSGVWPAVQLAFVSRSSIGTLPLTQRVTERNLGVPQGYASFAVPLGATTKMDGCAAIYPAVAAIFVAQFFGINLDISQYLLIVVVSVLGSAATAGTTGAVVMLTLTLSTLGLPLAGVGLLLAIDPILDMGRTAVNVAGQALVPAIVAKRQGILDESLYNAPRKGTAFADDDHAVSPETASEARELAGATA
- a CDS encoding YbjQ family protein codes for the protein MLIVTSNKIPGHRIDAVFGEVMGLTVRSRDIGAQVLAGFRSLGGGELPEMTKALYESRQEVMARMVNEAQQRGANAIVAMRFDTSEMGGNWTEVCAYGTAVFAIPLAEGEPGATGQSIYLTSAAAQQCTTPATAPGQTAPPAPGQFPDSHSPQRPFQQ
- a CDS encoding TetR family transcriptional regulator, which encodes MSAPETAAFPSRREQNKLATRRAIADAALAVLRNRGVGSFTVEDIAEEAGVSRRTFFNYFPTLEAALASVTEGFLDHALEQFRLRPSDEPILDSARAALMALADPMTVSPMAELFSLTQDNRTLARSELEAWDHCTTQIIDAARHRLGPDADELYLRALAGSIISCGKAAMSVWFEERGPDLSPESLASLRQHLIDAMGLLGSGFTATAPRGA